In Harpia harpyja isolate bHarHar1 chromosome Z, bHarHar1 primary haplotype, whole genome shotgun sequence, a single window of DNA contains:
- the LOC128137714 gene encoding rho-related BTB domain-containing protein 3-like: MAAMFNGNYLEASSVLVPVYGVSKDTFLSFLEYLYTDSCCPASILQAMSLLICAEMYQVMRLQHICELYIITQLQSMPSRELASTSLSIVSLLKKAKFHNSDCLSTWLLHFIATNYLIFSQKPEFQDLSGNLSITSTTRNVSQFCLNPKRGTGQYYFCTRRR, encoded by the exons ATGGCAGCTATGTTTAATGGTAATTATCTAGAAGCAAGTAGTGTTCTGGTTCCAGTGTATGGGGTTTCCAAAGacactttcctctcctttctagAGTACCTTTATACCGACTCCTGCTGCCCAg ccaGTATTCTCCAAGCTATGTCTCTCTTGATCTGTGCAGAGATGTACCAAGTAATGAGACTCCAGCATATTTGTGAGCTTTACATTATCACGCAGCTTCAGAGCATGCCTAGCCGGGAACTGGCATCCACAAGTCTCAGTATCGTTAGCTTGCTCAAAAAAGCTAAG TTTCACAATTCCGATTGCCTTTCGACTTGGCTGCTTCATTTTATTGCCACTAACTACCTCATCTTCAGTCAAAAGCCTGAATTTCAAGATCTTTCAGGTAACCTATCGATTACTTCTACAACAAGAAATGTTTCTCAGTTCTGCTTAAATCCGAAGCGAGGTACTGGACAGTACTACTTCTGCACGAGAAGACGATGA